One genomic segment of Impatiens glandulifera chromosome 6, dImpGla2.1, whole genome shotgun sequence includes these proteins:
- the LOC124943192 gene encoding uncharacterized protein LOC124943192, producing MADFQNVQIEGLRVDLPFANVGHHGDPRLRENDHRSRCHDEEEDPKRNNIVSSEIADAKRFVRVGGDDMRAMRATSGHWMKIQHLSDVFVVLSAFQSIYLVYGNGTIKEANGLEHKGTIKTIEGDNGDIIDCVDIHKQPAFDNPLINDLQMKPSSYPDGIKQDPKIEFEIRQDWNKNEECPEGTIPIRRNSNTSYYEDYHKKSFFTMQYQGNQSLQRSEVRYEYAMAIDEGSPYYGTQAVFNVWNPLTKGNEFSASQLWITSSSPKLNTIEVGWMVYPNKYGNTHTHFFIYWTADNYQKTGCFDFDCPGFVQTHRNYAIGATITPTSTYGGNLHEVSVNIFKDIPSGNWWLVISGYVVGYWPKSIFTGLADHATSVKWGGEILNSRSSGHHTTTQMGSGHFSGEGYHRSSYIRQLKVADSGLFPREPGHLTKLVTTPSCYNLNMFKNPRTMMGTHIYFGGPGFSSTCT from the exons ATGGCGGATTTTCAAAATGTTCAGATTGAGGGCTTGAGAGTTGATCTC CCATTTGCAAATGTAGGCCATCATGGCGATCCTAGGCTTAGGgaaaatgatcaccgaagtagg TGtcacgatgaagaagaagatcccAAGCGAAACAACATCGTTTCAAGCGAAATCGCTGACGCAAAGCGTTTCGTTCGCGTTGGAGGAGACGACATG CGGGCGATGCGGGCAACTTCTGGAcattggatgaaaatccagcacCTATCCGATGTCTTTG TTGTCTTGAGTGCATTTCAATCCATATACCTTGTTTATGGCAATGGAACAATCAAAGAAGCAAATGGGTTGGAGCACAAAGGGACTATAAAAACCATAGAG GGAGACAACGGTGACATAATTGATTGTGTTGATATCCATAAACAACCTGCATTTGATAATcctttaataaatgatttacag ATGAAACCTAGTTCATATCCCGATGGAATAAAACAAGATCCAAAAATTGAGTTTGAGATTCGTCAAGATTGGAATAAAAATGAAGAATGCCCCGAAGGCACAATACCAATAAGAAGAAATTCAAACACAAGCTATTACGAAGATTACCACAAAAAATCTTTTTTCACGATGCAATATCAAGGTAATCAGAGTCTTCAAAGATCAGAAGTAAGATATGAG TATGCtatggctattgatgaaggtaGTCCTTACTATGGCACACAAGCAGTATTTAATGTTTGGAACCCTTTAACCAAGGGTAACGAATTTAGTGCGTCTCAGTTGTGGATAACTTCATCGTCTCCAAAACTAAATACTATTGAAGTGGGATGGATG GTTTATCCAAATAAATATGGTAATACACATACACACTTCTTCATATACTGGACA GCGGATAATTACCAGAAGACAGGTTGCTTTGATTTTGATTGCCCCGGTTTTGTTCAAACACATAGAAACTATGCCATTGGGGCTACAATAACACCAACTTCCACATATGGTGGCAATTTACATGAAGTATCTGTTAACATATTCAAG GACATACCCTCGGGAAATTGGTGGCTTGTAATTTCGGGTTACGTTGTAGGGTACTGGCCTAAATCTATCTTCACAGGCTTGGCAGATCATGCTACTAGTGTGAAATGGGGTGGGGAGATTTTGAATTCGAGATCTAGTGGACACCATACGACTACTCAAATGGGTAGTGGTCATTTCTCTGGTGAAGGCTATCATAGATCAAGTTACATTCGCCAACTAAAAGTGGCTGATTCCGGTTTATTTCCCAGAGAACCAGGACACTTGACGAAACTAGTGACTACTCCATCgtgttataatttgaatatgtttAAAAATCCCCGAACTATGATGGgaacacatatttattttggaGGTCCAGGTTTTTCTTCAACATGTACTTGA